The genomic window TGGTTATAGAGCGCGCTCGCGCGCTCATCCGCGCTGCCGGCGTGCTCGGCCGCCGCGGTGAAGGCGGTCAGCGCCTGTTCCCAGCGCTGCTCCCGGTAATAGGCCGCGCCGCGTCCGAGCCAGCCGGCGAAGCTGTCGAGTTCCCCGTACTGTCTCGCGGCCGCGGCGTTGTCACCGGTCTTGAGGGCGTCGTAGGCGGACTGTTCCCGCCACGGCGCGGCCTGGCCGGTCTGGGGCAGCAGGCCGGCGCCGGCGACGATGCACAGAGCCAGCGGGACGGCCGCCTGGCGGCGCACGCCGCTCCACAGCAGCAGTGCGAATGCGGCGGCGAGCAGCCAGGGATAGACGGGATACCCCGCGCCACCGGCGCCGGTGGTCGTCATGCCGCGGCGCAGGCCGTCCAGTCCTCCGGCAAGGCGGTTCCAGTCGCCGTCATCGGGGCGGGCATCGGCATACTCGCCGCCGCTGCGCCGCGCGAGCTCGGCGAGCAGCGCGCGGTCCGGGCGCGAGATCGCGATGCCGTCCGCCGTGCGCAGAAAGCCGCCGGCGTCGGGGACGGGCGCACCGGCGGGACTGCCGATGCCGAGCGCGAAGACCGGGATGCCGCGCCGTGTCAGCCGCTCGGCCGCGGCAAGCGCGCCGGCGCGATCCTCCGTCTCCCCGTCGCTGACCACTACCACCGCGCGCCCGCGCGCGCGGTCGTCACCCAGCGCCTGGCCCGCGTATTCCAGCGCCTGCGCCAGATTGCTGCCGTGGCGCCGGGTCAGGTCGGGGCTCAGCGCATCGGCGTAGTACGCGAGCAGCTCGAGGTCGTGGGTCAACGGCAGGACGCGGTAGGCATAGGCCGAGTAGGCGACGAGCGCGACGCGGTCATTCTCCAGGCGGCGGACGAGATCACGCAGTTCGAGCACCGCGCGCTTGAGGCGCGTGGGCTCGACATCGTTCGCGCCCATCGAGGGCGAGATGTCGATGACGACGGCGATATCGGCGCCGGCGCGGCGCGCCGTGTCGTCCACCTGCGGCAGGTAGGGTCCGCTCGCGGCGATCACGACCAGCAACCACGCGAGGTGCGCCGCCCGCGCGCCGCGGGTGTCCGTCGCGCCGATCACCAGCCATTTCAGCAGGTGCCTGTCGGCGAATCCCGGCGGCTGTCCTGCGCCCGCCGATGCGGCGCCGCGGCGGCGGAACAGCAGCCACGGCAGCGGCAGGAGCAGCAGCCAGGCCGGGGCGTGCAATGCGACGGGCAGCCAGTCATTCATGCGGGTACCCCGGCGCGCCGCCGGCGCGCCTCGGCGAACAACAGCACGCCGAGCGCGGCCGCGACCGGCAGCCAGTACCATTCCTCCGCGTCGCCGCGGGGCGGCGCGGGGATGCGCGCCAGTTCCAGGCGCTCGATCTCGGCCAGCACCGCCGACAGGGACTCGCCGTCGGCCGCCTTGAAGTAGACGCCGCCGGTGGCGGCGGCGAGATGCCGTAACTGGTCTTCATCGGGCGGCAACTCGGTACTGATCGGCGCCTCGACCGGACTGCCCGGGAAGGCGACCTTGCCGGCGCGGCCGAAACCGACCGTGTACAGGCGCACGCCCGCAGCGCGTGCGATCACCGCCGCGGCCTCGGGCGTGATGAGGCCGCCGGTGGCGCTCCCGTCGGTGAGCAGAACCAGGACGCGCGCGGGATCATCCACGGCCTGCAGGCGCTTCACGCCCAGCGCGATGGCGTCGCCGAGCGCGGTCTTCTCGCCGGCGAGGCCGTTGTCGATCTCGGCGACCAGCTGACGCGCCAGTGTGAGATCCGAGGTAAGCGGGAGCAGGGTCAGGGCGTCGTCGGCGAACACGACGGCGCCGACGCGCACGCCGCGCGCCTGTTCAAGAAAACGCCGCAGTGCATCCTTGAGCGCGTCGAGACGACTGGCGGGCCGGCCGTCGATGCTGTAGTCCAGCGCGCGCATGGATCCCGAAACGTCGACGGCGAACATAATGTTGTGCCCCGGTTCGAGTTCTGGGGCGTGCGTGTCGATCGCCTGCGGGCGCGCCAGCGCGAGCAGCAGCAGCGTGCATGCCAGCAGCCATGGCCAGGGCGCCCGCCGCAGGCTCCCGTTATTGCCTTGCAGTTCGGCGAGCAGCTCCGCCTGCGGATGCAGCAGCGCACCGGCACGATCCCCGGCGCGGCGGCGGGCGAGCCACCACGCGAGCGGCGCCAGCGGCAGCAGCCACAGCCACAGCGGCGCGCCGAACTCAAACATCGCGCGCCCCTTCCGTGGCCGCGACACGCTGGCCGAGCCAGTGATCCGCACGGCTGAAGATTTCCGGCGTCAGGGCTGCCCTTGGGGCGGGGGTATAGCGGAGACTCTGCAGCACGGCCAGTGTTTCACGCCATTCCGCCGCGTCCATCCCACGGGGCGGCGTCGCAGGCCGGAGCTGCGGCAGGCCGAGGCCGAGCCGCAGCAGCACGGCCAGCCGGTAAGCGGCCGTGCGCGCATCGATCGCGCCCGCGTCCCATTCCTCCCGCAGATGCGCAAGCCGCGTCTGTGCCTCGTGCGTGAGCCGCGTCGGCGGGGCGGGCGGCGCGGCGTCCCGGCGGAGGCGGTGCCGGATCAGCAGGGCACGGATCGACACGGCGGCAATGAGCACCAGCGCCAGCACGGTGAATGCGATCACCGGCCGCCAGTCGGGCGGCGCGGGCAGTTCGATGTCGGCGAGCGCGGCGAGAGGGTCCGTCGGGCTCACAGCAGCGCCTCCAGTTGCGGCAACAGTTCGAACCGGTTGCTGACGGTGTACAGCGGGATGCGGTGGCGCGCGCAGGCGGCGCGCAGGGCCTCCTCGCGCGCCGCCATCCGTTCGCGATAGCGCTGGCGCAGCACGGCGTCGGAGGTGTCGATCAGCACCGACGGGCCGCCCGCCGGCGCGGCGAGACGCACCGGTCCGGCGGCCGGCAGTTCCTGTTCCGCCGCGTCGACGATGCGGAGCGCGACGGCCTGGGCCCGGTTGACGGGCGGGAGATAGTCGGCGAGGCTGGCGCGGCCGTCCGCGACATCGGCGAAGTCGCTGATCAGATAGATCAGCGCGCCGGAGGCGGACTGGCGCGCGGCGGCGGCCCGCAGCGCCTCGCGCAGCGGCTGCTGCGCAGGGCCCGCCCCGGCGACGACGGGCGCCGGCGCGGCGGCGGCCTGCAGCAGCAGGGGCAGCGCGCCTTCCGGCGTATGCACCGGCGCGTGATGGTGGACCTCTGCCCCGAGCACGAGGCCGGCCACCGGCTCGCGGTCCGCCAGCGCGGTGAAGGCGAGCAGGGCGGCGACGCGTACGGCGGTGGCCGCCTTGAGCTCGCGCCGGGTGCCGAACATCATGCCGGGGCGGCGGTCGATGAACAGGAACAGACGCCGTGCGTTTTCTTCCACGAAGACCTTGGTGATCGGCCGACCGCTGCGCGCGGTGGCGCGCCAGTCCATATGGCGGACGTCATCGCCCGGCCGGTAGGGGCGAACATCGTGCAGCTCCATGCCCTGACCGCGCAGGGCGCCGTGGTGCCGGCCGGGGCCGGGCGACTGGCGCGCGCGCCCGCTGCGGCTGCGGTATTGCAGCGCAAGCTGCTGCAGGCATCCGAGTTCCGCCGCGTCCAGCAGCGGCGTGGTCGGGACGGCGGCTTTCAGGGGACCGGCACGCATGCGACGATGCGCTCGATCGCCCGGTCCGGCGTCACGCCGGCGGCGCGCGCGGCGAAGCTGAGGCCGATGCGGTGATTGAGCGCGTCCGGCGCGAGCTGGAGGATGTCGTCGGGCTCGACGAAGTCGCGCCCGGAGAGCAGGGCCTGCGCGCGTGCGGTGTGCGCCAGCGCGAGCGACGCGCGCGGCGAGGCCCCGCGCGCCAGCCAGTCGGCCAGTTCCGCGTCCCAGCGTCCGGGTTCCCGCGTCGCCCCGACCAGCGCGACGATATAACGCTCGAGCATCTCGTCGAGATAGATCGCATTGACGGCGCGGCGCAGTTCCAGCAGCCCGCCCGCCGTCAGCGCGGGATCGGTGGCGGCCGCCGGTGCGCCCAGCACCCGGTCGTGATCGAGTCGCAGGATCTTCAGCTCATCCTCGGCGGAGGGATAGTCGAGACGCACCTTCAGCTGAAAGCGGTCGAGCTGCGCCTCCGGGAGCGGATAGGTGCCTTCCTGCTCGATCGGGTTCTGCGTCGCGATCACCATGAAGATCTCCGGCAGCGCCCGCGTCGTTCCGCCCACGGTCACCTGCTGTTCCTGCATCGCCTCGAGCAGGGCCGACTGCACCTTGGGAGGCGCGCGGTTGATCTCGTCCGCGAGGATGATCTCGTTGAAGACCGGTCCCGGGGTGAACTGGAACTGGCCGTCCTGCGGCAGGAAGATGTCGCCGCCGGTGATGTCGCCCGGGATCATGTCGGGGGTGAATTGGATGCGCTGGAAGCCGAGCGCCAGCCCGCCGGCGAGCGCGCGCACGACCGTGGTCTTCGCGAGGCCGGGCAGTCCCTCCAGCAACACATGGCCGCCGGTCAGGACGGCGACGAGCAGGCGGTCGATGACGCGGTCCTGCCCGATGACGGCGTGCTGCAGGTGAGCGCGGAGATGTGCGATGCCGTTCATGATTCGATTTCCGGATCGGTGGATTGCATGGTCGTGGAAGGACGCGGCCGTGAAATCACAATACTATATCAGGGTGCCGCGCCACACCCGGCGGGCGCCGGGAAGGGCGCGGCCGGTTCGATTGAGCAGGCCCTCGTTCTGTGACACACTTAACGGCCCCCGAAGTCCCGCGCATAGGAAAGTTTAGGCATGCGCGGTGGCGCGGGATTGTTCATGCTCGCCTTATCCCAGGGTTCAGAAGACGTTATGTTAATATACCGGGGCATCAGCGGCCGGGACGGAGGCTGACGCATGCTGCGCGGCAACGCCTTGGCGGCGGTGCGCGGCGACCGTCGCCTGTTCGCCGGCCTGGACTTCGCCCTGGATGCGGGCGAGCTGCTTTACGTGAACGGACCCAACGGCAGCGGCAAGACCACGCTGTTGCGCATGATCTGCGGGCTGGTGGCCCCGGCCGAGGGTTCGATCCACTGGAATGGCGAGGATATCCGCTCCGTGGGCGACGCCTACCGCGTGGAAATGATGTACCTCGGTCATCTGGCCGGCGTGAAGGATGAACTCAACGGCCTGGAGAATCTGCGCATCAACTGCCGGCTCGCCGGCCTGGATCCGATCGCGGCCGAGCTGGCGCGGGCGCTGGGCGAGATCGGGCTGGGTGGCCTGGAGGCCTTGCCGGCGAAGGTGCTCTCGCAGGGGCAGAGGCGGCGTGTGAGCCTCGCCCGACTGTTGCTGTCGCGCGCGCATCTGTGGGTGCTGGATGAACCCTACACCGCCCTGGACCGCGCGGCGGTGGAACTGCTGCAGGGGATGATCCGGAATCATCTGGCGCGGGGCGGCCTGGCGGTGCTCACCACGCATCAGCAGGTGGATATCGACACCGGCATCACGAAAGAGTTGAGACTGGGCGGCTGAGATTGGAAGCGAAGAGGCGGAGCCGATCCCGCCCCGGACCGGATGGATATGGGCGCAACCGGATTACTGAGCGGGACCCGGCACATACTCGCGCGCGACCTGACGCTCGCGGGCCGGCGCATTACCGATGTGCTGACCACGCTGTTCTTTTTCGTGATCGTGGTGAGCCTGTTTCCGCTCGGGGTCGGCCCCGAGATGGAGACGCTGCGCCAGATCGCGCCCGGCATCCTGTGGGTGGCGGCGCTGCTCGCGACGATGCTGTCGCTGGGGCGGCTGTTCACGGCGGACTATATCGACGGCACCCTGGAGCAGATGTTGCTGAGCCCGCATCCGCTGTCGCTGATCGTGTTCGGCAAGGTGGCCGCGCACTGGCTGGTGACGGGCGCGCCGCTGGTGCTGATGTCGCCGCTGCTCGGCCTGCAGTTCGGCCTCGGCGGGGCGCCGCTCGGCGTGCTGATGCTGACGCTGCTGCTCGGCACGCCGGTGCTGAGCCTGGTCGGCGCCATGGGCGCCGCCCTGACACTGGGATTACGCGGCGGCGGCGCGCTGATATCATTGCTGGTTCTGCCCCTGTACATCCCGGTGCTGATCTTCGGCGCGGGGGCGGTGGAGGCCGTCGCGAGCGGACTGGAGGCGGGGGCGCATCTGTCCCTGCTGGGTGCGCTGCTGGTGTTGGCCCTGTGTTTCGGTCCGTGGGTGACCGCCACGGCCTTGCGGATCTCCCTGGAATGAGACAAGCGCCGCGAGCGGCGGTATTTTGACGGCGAGCGGCGATTCAACGCGATCGAGCGAGGCTCATGGCTCTCAACTGGTTCAAATATTCTTCCCCGGCCAGCTTCTATCCGCTGGCGGGACGGATCGCGCCCTGGTTCGGGGTGGCGGCCGCCCTGTTGACCGTGGCCGGGCTGTATCTCGGATTTTTCGTCGCGCCCACCGACTACAAGCAGGGCGAGGCCTACCGCATCATCTTCATCCATGTGCCGGCGGCCTGGATGTCGATGTTCATCTATCTGGTCATGGCGTTCTATGCCGGGCTCGGCCTGGTCTTCAATACCCGTCTGTCGTCCTTCATGGCGCGCGCGCTGGCGCCGACCGGCGCGCTGTTCACCTTCATCGCGCTGTGGACGGGCGCGCTGTGGGGCAAGCCGATGTGGGGCGCCTGGTGGGTGTGGGACGCGCGCCTGACCTCGGAACTCATCCTCCTGTTTCTCTATCTCGGTTTCATGTCGCTGCAGGCGGCGATCGAGGATCCGCGGCGCGCGGCGCGCGCCAGCGGCCTGCTGGCGCTGATCGGCGCGGTCAACGTGCCCATCATCTATTTTTCGGTACAGTGGTGGAATACGCTGCACCAGGGCGCCTCGATCAGCATGGACAAGGGTTCAACCATGGCGGCGACCATGCTGGTCGCGATGCTGGTGATGACGCTGGCCTTCTGGATGTATACCATCGCCGTGGTGCTGACACGTGTGCGCTGTGAGATCCTCGAGCGCGAGCGCCACAGTGAATGGGTGGCCGAGGTCGCCGCGCGGGAGGCCCGGTGAATCTGGCCGAATTCTTCAGCATGGGCGGCTACGCCTTCTATGTATGGGGTTCCTACGCGGTGACGGCGGTGCTGATGCTGATCGAGGTGGTGCTGGTGGTGCGGCGGCGGCGAACTCTTCTGGGCCGCCTGGGTCGAATTCATGGGGCCGCGCACGGGGCGTGGCGGGGTGAGACAGGCAATGAAACCCAGACATAAGCGCTTGGCCTTCATCGTGGTCGGTCTTGCGGGCATCGCCGTGGCCGCGGGCCTGGTGCTCAATTCGTTTCGCGGCAACCTGGTGTTCTTCTTCAGTCCGTCGCAGGTGGCGGCGAAGGAGGCGCCCGTCGGCAAGACCTTCCGGCTCGGGGGTATGGTGGTGGACGGCAGCGTACAGCGCGAGTCCGACGGCCTGACCGTGCACTTCAAGGTGACCGACACCGCGCAGGAGATCCCGGTGGTGTTTTCCGGAATCCTGCCCGACCTCTTCAGCGAAGGCCAGGGCGCGGTCGCGCAGGGCCGCCTCGGCGACGACGGCGTGTTCTACGCCGATGAGGTGCTCGCCAAGCACGACGAGACCTACATGCCGCCGGAGGTTGCGGACGCATTGCAGCAGGCCAAGTCCGGCCAGCAGGGGGCCGCCATGCCGGGGGCCGCGAGCCTCATCGAATAGGGAGTGAATCCATGATTCCGGAGATCGGACATTTTGCCCTCATACTGGCCCTGATCATGGCGACGATCCAGGCCACCCTGCCATTGGCCGGCGCGGCCCGCGGCAAGACGGCGTGGATCCAGGTGGCGCGGCCGTCGGCCCAGGCGCAGTTCGTGTTCATCGCGGTTGCCTACCTGTGCCTGACCTACACCTTCATCACCAGCGATTTCTCGGTACTTTACGCGGCGGAGCATTCCAATTCGCTGTTGCCGCTGGCCTACCGCATCGCCGCGGTATGGGGCGGCCATGAGGGTTCCATGCTGCTGTGGGTATTGATCCTGAGCGGCTGGACCTGCGCGGTCAGCCTGTTCAGCCGCAACCTGCCCGAAGACATGGTCGCGCGCGTGCTCGGCGTGCTCGGCCTGGTGACGATCGGCTTCCTGCTGTTCATCCTGTTCACCTCCAATCCGTTTGAGCGGCTGGTGCCGGCGGCGCCCGAGGGCAACGACCTCAACCCGCTGCTGCAGGACCCCGGACTGGTGCTGCACCCGCCCATGCTGTACATGGGCTACGTGGGTTTCTCGGTGGCCTTCGCCTTCGCCATCTCGGCGCTGCTCAGCGGTCGGCTGGATGCGGCATGGGCGCGCTGGTCGCGGCCGTGGACCACGGTGGCGTGGATGTTCCTCACCTGCGGCATCGCGCTCGGCAGCTGGTGGGCCTATTACGAGCTGGGCTGGGGCGGCTGGTGGTTCTGGGATCCGGTCGAGAACGCCTCCTTCATGCCGTGGCTGGTCGGCACCGCGCTGATCCACTCGCTTGCCGTGACCGAGAAGCGCGGCGCGTTCAAGAACTGGACCGTGCTGCTCGCCATCATCGCCTTCTCGCTCAGCCTGCTCGGGACCTTCCTGGTGCGTTCCGGCGTGCTGACCTCGGTACATTCCTTCGCCAATGACCCGCGCCGCGGCGTGTTCATCCTGATCCTGCTCGCGCTGGTGGTGGGCGGCTCGCTGCTGGTGTACGCCCTGCGCGCGCCGCGCGTCAGCACCAGCGGCGGATTCTCCGCCGTCTCGCGCGAGTCCCTGCTGCTGATGAATAACGTGATGCTGGTGACGGCGGCCGGCACGGTGTTGCTCGGCACGCTCTATCCGCTGATCCTGGACGCGCTGAATCTCGGCAAGATCTCGGTCGGGCCGCCCTATTTCGAATCGGTATTTTTACCGCTGATGGCGCCGATGGTGTTCCTGATGGGTATCGGTCCCATCGCGCGCTGGAAGAAGGCCGAGCTGCCCGAACTCTCCGTGCGCCTGCGCTGGGCCTTCGCCAGCGCCGTCGTGGTGGCGCTGGCGCTGCCCTTCGTGCTCGGCAAGTGGACCCCGATGATCAGTCTCGGCCTGTTGCTGGCGGCGTGGCTGCTCATCACCATCGGCGCCAACATCGCGCGCCGCGTGCGCCGCGCCCGTGCCCTGGGCGGCGCGCCCTTCACTGGCATGACGCGCAGCTACTGGGGCATGCAGCTCGCGCACTTCGGCGTCGCCGTCTTCATCATCGGCGTCACGCTGGTGCGCGGCTTCGAGGTGGAGAAGGATCTGCGCATGGATATCGGGGATACCACGGAGATCGCCGGATACACCTTCCGCTTCGACGGCGTGGTCGAGAGCCAGGGGCCGAATTACACCGCGACCCGGGGCTACGTGCAGGTGAGCAAGGACGGGCGTGACATCGAGCTGATGCATCCCGAGAAACGCGTCTATACCGTGCAGACCATGCCGATGACCGAAGCGGCGATCGATACCGGACTGCTGCGCGATCTGTACGTCTCGCTGGGCGAGCCCATCGACGGCGGCGCGTGGAGCGTGCGCATCTACTACAAGCCCTTCGTCGACTGGATCTGGGGCGGCTGCCTGTTGATGGCGCTGGGCGGCCTGCTCGCGGTCAGTGACCGGCGTTACCGTCTCGCGCCCGTGCGCGATCGCGAGACGTCGTTCGCCGTGGCCGGGACGGGCAAGGACGGCCCCGCGCCCGCATTGCCGATGGAGGCGAAAACTTGAGGTTGCGATTGCTGTTGCCGCTGGCGGTCTTCGGCCTGCTGGTGGCGTTCCTGTACAAGGGCCTGATGCTGAACCCCAGCGAGGTGCCCTCGCCACTGATCGACAAGCCGGCGCCGGATTTCAGCCTGCCGCGCCTGCACGATCCGATCGCCGCCATCTCGAACAAGGACATGGCCGGCAAGGTGTGGATGCTGAATGTGTGGGCGTCGTGGTGCGTCTCCTGCCGCCAGGAGCATCCGTTGCTGGTGGATCTGTCGCGGCGCGGCATCGTGCCGATCTACGGGCTCAATTACAAGGACACGCGCGACGAGGCCATTACCTGGCTGCGGCAGCTCGGCAATCCCTATCTCGAGAGCGCCTTCGATGAGGACGGCCGTGTCGGCCTGGATTACGGCGTGTACGGCGTGCCCGAGACCTACGTCATCGACGCGCAGGGCGTGATCCGCTACAAGCAGATCGGGCCGATCAGCGTGGATGCGCTGCAGAACCGGATCCTGCCGCTGATCCGTCAACTGCAGGGGCAGGCCTGATGCTGGCCCGGGTCGCGGTGGTGTTGCTGCTGGCCGCCCTGGCCGGCGCGTGGTCCGCGCCGCCCGCGCTGGCGGCCGGTGGCGAGGCGGAGTCGCTGATCGATCCCGCGCTGGAGACGCGCATCCGTCATCTCGAGGAGGAACTGCGCTGCCTGGTGTGCCAGGGACAGTCGATCGCGGAGTCCGATTCCGGTTTTGCGCACGACATCCGCGCCGAGATTCTCACCAAGATGCGGGAAGGCAGGAGCGATCAGGAGATCATCGATTTCCTGGTGGAGCGGTACGGCGATTTCATCCTGTTCCGCCCGCCGGTCAAATCCACCACGGCGCTGCTGTGGGCCGGGCCGCTGATCCTGCTGGCGGTGGGCGCGGTGTTCATGGTGGTGATCATCCTGCGCCAGCGCCGCACACCGCGGCCGGAGCTCAGCGCGGAAGAGGTCCGGCGGGCGGAGTCCCTGCTGGGTGTCGAAGAGGCGAAGGATAAAGGCGGTTCATGACCCTGTTCATCATCGTGGCCGCGCTGCTGCTGGGCGCGGCGCTGCTGTTCATTGTCCCCCCCCTGATCAGGCGCGAGCCGGCGGATGTCGCCGTCGAGCGCAGGACGCTCAATATCACGGTCTATCGCGATCAACTCGCGGAGATGGAGCGCGATCTGCAGAATGACGTGCTGACGCCGGAGCAGTACCGGCAGGGTCGGGAAGAACTCGAGCGGCGCCTGCTCGAGGACGTGGCCGAGACCCCGGGTTCCACCGCGCCGCCCCCGCTGCGTTCGGCGCGCGCGAGCGCGCTGGTGTTGATCGTGCTGATCCCGCTGCTGGCGGTGAGCGGCTATCTGCTGCTGGGGGCTCCCGGGATCCTGCTGTCGCCGCAATCCGCGCCCATGCCGGCCGCGGGCCAGGGTGACATGGCGCATCAGATCAACCAGATGGTCGCGCGTCTCGAGCAGCGCCTGGCCAGCGAACCGGACAACGCCGAAGGCTGGGCCATGCTGGGACGTTCCTATCTGGTGCTGGAGCGCTTCGACGACGCGCGCGGCGCGCTCGAGAAGGCGGTGTCCCTGAACCTGAAGACCCCGGACCTGCTGGTGGACTACGCCGACACGCTGGCGATGACCGGCGGCCAGTCGCTGGAAGGGCGCCCGCTGGAACTGATCAATGAGGCCCTGGCGCTCGATCCCAACAACCACAAGGGTCTGTGGCTGGCCGGCACCGCGGCGTACGAGCGCGCCGACTACCGGGCCGCGCTCGACTACTGGCGCCGGCTCTACGCCATGGTGCCCAAGGATTCGGATGCCGCGCGGGCGATGGAGGGCAATATCGCCGAGGCGGAAAACCTGCTCGGCGAGTCCGGCGGCGGTGCGCCGTCCAGCCCCCCGCCGCCACCGGCGGCCGCGGCCGCTGTCAAGGGGACGGTGACCCTCGATCCTTCACTGCGCGGCCGCGTGCAGGATACCGACACGGTGTTCGTCTTTGCCCAGGCGCCGAGCGGTCCGCGCATGCCGCTCGCGGTGGTGCGCGCCCAGGTCAAGGATCTGCCGCTGCAGTTCACCCTGGACGATTCGCTGGCGATGGATCCCGCGCTGAGTCTGTCGCGCTTCTCCGAGGTGGTGGTGGTCGCGCGCGTCTCCCGGGGCGGCAGCGCCATGCCGCAGAGCGGCGACCTGCAGGGCAGGAGCGCCCTCGTGCAGACCGCCGGCGCGGCCCCGATCGACGTGCGGATCGGGGAGGTCCTGCCCTGAGCGGCCCGGCGCCCGGCGTGTAAGCAGGCCGCCGCGACCGTGCGTGCGCCGATCCTGTTGTGTGTGGCCGCGCTCCTGGTCTCCTGCGGGCAGGCCCCGCCGCCCGATGCCCTGGTCGAGGGCCAGCGTTTTCCCGCGCTGACGCTCAGCAATTTCGATGGCAGCCACGAATCCCTGGAGCGATACCGCGGAAAGCTGGTGGTGTTGAACGTATGGGCGACCTGGTGCGCCCCCTGTCGTCAGGAGC from Gammaproteobacteria bacterium includes these protein-coding regions:
- a CDS encoding VWA domain-containing protein — encoded protein: MNDWLPVALHAPAWLLLLPLPWLLFRRRGAASAGAGQPPGFADRHLLKWLVIGATDTRGARAAHLAWLLVVIAASGPYLPQVDDTARRAGADIAVVIDISPSMGANDVEPTRLKRAVLELRDLVRRLENDRVALVAYSAYAYRVLPLTHDLELLAYYADALSPDLTRRHGSNLAQALEYAGQALGDDRARGRAVVVVSDGETEDRAGALAAAERLTRRGIPVFALGIGSPAGAPVPDAGGFLRTADGIAISRPDRALLAELARRSGGEYADARPDDGDWNRLAGGLDGLRRGMTTTGAGGAGYPVYPWLLAAAFALLLWSGVRRQAAVPLALCIVAGAGLLPQTGQAAPWREQSAYDALKTGDNAAAARQYGELDSFAGWLGRGAAYYREQRWEQALTAFTAAAEHAGSADERASALYNQGTTLARLGRVAEAERALQQSLLLRPNHARTQLNLNLVRRAALPPVIPEAAPGHRDDTPPGAVSAPQASDWNTAAGGPQPSGSPVRETPAQDAGGARELGEMAARLDRPDEILRHRFLVQDTEHPLSTERQSW
- a CDS encoding VWA domain-containing protein, translated to MFEFGAPLWLWLLPLAPLAWWLARRRAGDRAGALLHPQAELLAELQGNNGSLRRAPWPWLLACTLLLLALARPQAIDTHAPELEPGHNIMFAVDVSGSMRALDYSIDGRPASRLDALKDALRRFLEQARGVRVGAVVFADDALTLLPLTSDLTLARQLVAEIDNGLAGEKTALGDAIALGVKRLQAVDDPARVLVLLTDGSATGGLITPEAAAVIARAAGVRLYTVGFGRAGKVAFPGSPVEAPISTELPPDEDQLRHLAAATGGVYFKAADGESLSAVLAEIERLELARIPAPPRGDAEEWYWLPVAAALGVLLFAEARRRRAGVPA
- a CDS encoding DUF58 domain-containing protein encodes the protein MRAGPLKAAVPTTPLLDAAELGCLQQLALQYRSRSGRARQSPGPGRHHGALRGQGMELHDVRPYRPGDDVRHMDWRATARSGRPITKVFVEENARRLFLFIDRRPGMMFGTRRELKAATAVRVAALLAFTALADREPVAGLVLGAEVHHHAPVHTPEGALPLLLQAAAAPAPVVAGAGPAQQPLREALRAAAARQSASGALIYLISDFADVADGRASLADYLPPVNRAQAVALRIVDAAEQELPAAGPVRLAAPAGGPSVLIDTSDAVLRQRYRERMAAREEALRAACARHRIPLYTVSNRFELLPQLEALL
- a CDS encoding MoxR family ATPase — its product is MNGIAHLRAHLQHAVIGQDRVIDRLLVAVLTGGHVLLEGLPGLAKTTVVRALAGGLALGFQRIQFTPDMIPGDITGGDIFLPQDGQFQFTPGPVFNEIILADEINRAPPKVQSALLEAMQEQQVTVGGTTRALPEIFMVIATQNPIEQEGTYPLPEAQLDRFQLKVRLDYPSAEDELKILRLDHDRVLGAPAAATDPALTAGGLLELRRAVNAIYLDEMLERYIVALVGATREPGRWDAELADWLARGASPRASLALAHTARAQALLSGRDFVEPDDILQLAPDALNHRIGLSFAARAAGVTPDRAIERIVACVPVP
- the ccmA gene encoding cytochrome c biogenesis heme-transporting ATPase CcmA produces the protein MLRGNALAAVRGDRRLFAGLDFALDAGELLYVNGPNGSGKTTLLRMICGLVAPAEGSIHWNGEDIRSVGDAYRVEMMYLGHLAGVKDELNGLENLRINCRLAGLDPIAAELARALGEIGLGGLEALPAKVLSQGQRRRVSLARLLLSRAHLWVLDEPYTALDRAAVELLQGMIRNHLARGGLAVLTTHQQVDIDTGITKELRLGG
- the ccmB gene encoding heme exporter protein CcmB, with amino-acid sequence MGATGLLSGTRHILARDLTLAGRRITDVLTTLFFFVIVVSLFPLGVGPEMETLRQIAPGILWVAALLATMLSLGRLFTADYIDGTLEQMLLSPHPLSLIVFGKVAAHWLVTGAPLVLMSPLLGLQFGLGGAPLGVLMLTLLLGTPVLSLVGAMGAALTLGLRGGGALISLLVLPLYIPVLIFGAGAVEAVASGLEAGAHLSLLGALLVLALCFGPWVTATALRISLE
- a CDS encoding heme ABC transporter permease, whose amino-acid sequence is MALNWFKYSSPASFYPLAGRIAPWFGVAAALLTVAGLYLGFFVAPTDYKQGEAYRIIFIHVPAAWMSMFIYLVMAFYAGLGLVFNTRLSSFMARALAPTGALFTFIALWTGALWGKPMWGAWWVWDARLTSELILLFLYLGFMSLQAAIEDPRRAARASGLLALIGAVNVPIIYFSVQWWNTLHQGASISMDKGSTMAATMLVAMLVMTLAFWMYTIAVVLTRVRCEILERERHSEWVAEVAAREAR
- the ccmD gene encoding heme exporter protein CcmD: MGGRGRRAGGPVNLAEFFSMGGYAFYVWGSYAVTAVLMLIEVVLVVRRRRTLLGRLGRIHGAAHGAWRGETGNETQT
- the ccmE gene encoding cytochrome c maturation protein CcmE yields the protein MKPRHKRLAFIVVGLAGIAVAAGLVLNSFRGNLVFFFSPSQVAAKEAPVGKTFRLGGMVVDGSVQRESDGLTVHFKVTDTAQEIPVVFSGILPDLFSEGQGAVAQGRLGDDGVFYADEVLAKHDETYMPPEVADALQQAKSGQQGAAMPGAASLIE
- a CDS encoding heme lyase CcmF/NrfE family subunit, with the protein product MIPEIGHFALILALIMATIQATLPLAGAARGKTAWIQVARPSAQAQFVFIAVAYLCLTYTFITSDFSVLYAAEHSNSLLPLAYRIAAVWGGHEGSMLLWVLILSGWTCAVSLFSRNLPEDMVARVLGVLGLVTIGFLLFILFTSNPFERLVPAAPEGNDLNPLLQDPGLVLHPPMLYMGYVGFSVAFAFAISALLSGRLDAAWARWSRPWTTVAWMFLTCGIALGSWWAYYELGWGGWWFWDPVENASFMPWLVGTALIHSLAVTEKRGAFKNWTVLLAIIAFSLSLLGTFLVRSGVLTSVHSFANDPRRGVFILILLALVVGGSLLVYALRAPRVSTSGGFSAVSRESLLLMNNVMLVTAAGTVLLGTLYPLILDALNLGKISVGPPYFESVFLPLMAPMVFLMGIGPIARWKKAELPELSVRLRWAFASAVVVALALPFVLGKWTPMISLGLLLAAWLLITIGANIARRVRRARALGGAPFTGMTRSYWGMQLAHFGVAVFIIGVTLVRGFEVEKDLRMDIGDTTEIAGYTFRFDGVVESQGPNYTATRGYVQVSKDGRDIELMHPEKRVYTVQTMPMTEAAIDTGLLRDLYVSLGEPIDGGAWSVRIYYKPFVDWIWGGCLLMALGGLLAVSDRRYRLAPVRDRETSFAVAGTGKDGPAPALPMEAKT